From a single Serratia surfactantfaciens genomic region:
- a CDS encoding fimbria/pilus outer membrane usher protein, translated as MITHKRMLAKRDAWLKRVVLFTATTAVCGNMANPAFSRDYFNPALLETGRSGQQHIDLSVFENGNQVPGKYRVDIWVNDMLMETREVRFVIKPGGDDKAGLQPCLTKEDLQRLGVKVERFPALNRAEECVNLAAIPQATAQFQFNRQRLMLSIPQAALENRIRGYVPPELWDEGMPAMLLNYGFTGSNSKGRDRFTQSASSYYLNLRPGFNLGAWRVRNYTTWSYNSGGGGQPSEDRWDTVYTYAQRNIIRLKSLLTLGESSSPSDVFDSVSFRGAQLASDDDMLPESLRGYAPVVRGIARSNAQVVIRQNGYVIYQSYVAPGAFEISDMYPTGGSGDLDVTIKEADGSEQHMTVPFASLPVLQREGRLKYSLTSGQYRTYDHSVEKKIFTQASLIYGLPAGFTLYGGGQFAGPYQSLALGAGKNLGEFGALSVDVTQAWAKQEHQAKSDGQSWRVRYSKNIVETGTNFAIAGYRYSTSGYYGLQEVLDTYRGGNRYAPIDRRKNRAEITLSQNLWQGAGSLSLSAVSEDYWNSERSMQSLGAGYNNSWNGISYGFNYSYNRNSQAIYGDSNRGQRRIYDRDQLFAFNISVPLEKWLSNTYATYSLNTSQKGNTSHTAGLNGTALAGNNLNWSVQEGYGNQGQGNSGNANLDWRATYGEVVAGYAYDRSQQRVNYGVKGGVIAHEDGVTFGQPFGETAALVTAAGASDVAVGNQVGVKTDWRGYAIVPYATPYRNNSIRLDVESLPDDVDLALTNQSVIPTRGAVSRANFKANVGNRILMRVTDPHGVPLPLGASVRDAGHSAQPFLIGGDGLVYLSGMAEQGRLIVQWGRNAEHQCRISYQLPAEKPAAGIQTLNGVCQ; from the coding sequence ATGATAACGCACAAGCGTATGTTAGCGAAGCGGGATGCTTGGCTGAAACGCGTAGTCTTATTCACGGCAACCACGGCGGTATGCGGCAATATGGCCAATCCTGCCTTTTCTCGTGACTACTTTAATCCGGCGTTGCTGGAAACGGGGCGTTCGGGCCAACAGCATATCGACCTGTCGGTTTTTGAAAACGGCAACCAGGTGCCCGGCAAGTACCGGGTGGATATTTGGGTGAATGACATGCTGATGGAGACGCGTGAAGTTCGTTTTGTCATCAAGCCCGGCGGCGACGATAAAGCGGGTTTGCAGCCTTGCCTGACGAAGGAGGATCTGCAGCGGCTCGGCGTGAAAGTCGAGCGATTTCCCGCGTTGAACCGCGCTGAAGAGTGCGTGAATTTGGCCGCTATTCCGCAGGCCACGGCGCAATTTCAATTTAACCGCCAGCGGTTGATGCTGAGTATTCCCCAGGCGGCGTTGGAAAATCGGATACGCGGCTATGTGCCGCCCGAACTGTGGGACGAAGGGATGCCGGCGATGCTGCTCAACTATGGCTTCACCGGCAGCAACAGCAAGGGGCGCGATCGTTTTACCCAGAGCGCCAGCAGCTACTACCTCAACCTGCGGCCAGGCTTCAATCTGGGCGCCTGGCGGGTGCGAAATTATACCACCTGGAGCTACAACAGCGGCGGCGGAGGGCAGCCGTCTGAAGATCGTTGGGATACTGTCTATACCTACGCCCAGCGCAATATCATCAGGCTGAAGAGTTTGCTGACGCTCGGTGAAAGCAGCAGCCCGTCCGATGTGTTCGACAGCGTGTCGTTTCGCGGTGCGCAGTTGGCGTCCGATGACGATATGTTGCCGGAAAGCCTGCGCGGCTATGCGCCGGTGGTGCGCGGCATCGCACGCAGCAACGCGCAAGTGGTGATTCGCCAAAACGGCTATGTCATCTACCAGAGCTACGTCGCGCCGGGTGCGTTCGAGATTTCCGACATGTATCCGACCGGTGGCAGCGGCGATTTGGACGTGACTATCAAAGAGGCGGACGGCAGCGAACAGCATATGACCGTTCCCTTTGCCAGCTTGCCGGTATTGCAACGCGAAGGACGCCTGAAATACTCGCTGACGTCGGGCCAATACCGCACCTACGATCACAGCGTGGAGAAAAAGATCTTCACGCAGGCCAGCCTGATTTATGGCTTGCCGGCCGGCTTCACGCTCTATGGCGGTGGACAATTCGCCGGTCCGTACCAATCGCTGGCATTGGGAGCAGGTAAAAACCTGGGGGAGTTCGGCGCCCTGTCGGTGGACGTGACTCAGGCCTGGGCAAAACAGGAACACCAAGCGAAAAGCGATGGCCAGTCGTGGCGCGTGCGCTACAGCAAAAACATCGTTGAAACCGGCACCAACTTCGCCATTGCCGGCTATCGCTATTCGACCAGCGGATATTACGGGCTGCAGGAAGTGCTGGATACCTATCGCGGCGGCAACCGCTACGCCCCGATAGATCGCCGCAAGAACCGCGCCGAGATTACACTCAGCCAGAATTTATGGCAGGGGGCCGGTTCGCTGTCACTCAGCGCGGTCAGCGAAGATTACTGGAACTCCGAGCGCAGCATGCAGTCGCTGGGGGCGGGTTACAACAATAGCTGGAATGGCATCAGCTACGGCTTTAACTACAGCTACAACCGCAATTCTCAGGCTATTTACGGTGATTCAAACCGAGGGCAGCGGCGTATTTACGATCGCGACCAGCTGTTTGCCTTCAATATCAGCGTGCCATTGGAGAAATGGCTGAGCAATACCTACGCCACTTACAGCCTCAATACCAGCCAAAAGGGCAACACCAGCCATACGGCGGGGCTCAACGGCACGGCGCTGGCCGGCAATAACCTCAACTGGAGCGTGCAGGAAGGGTATGGCAATCAGGGCCAGGGCAACAGCGGCAATGCGAATCTTGACTGGCGCGCGACTTACGGCGAAGTCGTCGCGGGGTACGCCTACGATCGCAGCCAGCAGCGCGTCAACTATGGGGTGAAAGGCGGGGTGATCGCTCACGAAGACGGCGTCACCTTTGGCCAGCCTTTTGGCGAGACGGCGGCGCTGGTGACGGCGGCCGGCGCCAGCGATGTGGCGGTCGGCAACCAGGTCGGGGTGAAAACCGACTGGCGCGGCTACGCGATCGTTCCTTACGCCACGCCTTATCGCAACAACTCGATTCGTCTTGATGTGGAAAGTTTACCGGATGATGTCGATCTGGCGTTGACCAATCAGTCGGTCATTCCGACCCGCGGTGCGGTGAGCCGGGCGAACTTCAAGGCTAACGTCGGCAACAGGATCTTGATGAGAGTCACGGATCCGCATGGGGTTCCTCTCCCTCTGGGCGCCAGCGTGCGCGATGCCGGGCATTCGGCGCAGCCGTTCCTGATTGGCGGCGATGGGTTGGTTTATTTGTCCGGCATGGCGGAGCAAGGCCGGCTCATCGTGCAGTGGGGGAGAAATGCCGAGCATCAATGCCGCATCAGTTATCAACTGCCGGCGGAGAAACCCGCAGCAGGGATCCAAACCCTCAATGGAGTTTGCCAATAA
- a CDS encoding fimbrial biogenesis chaperone gives MRFSRCSALAGFVFLLFFSTAQAGVVVGGTRVIFNGEKKEASISVDNPDSEPYLIQSWLDNQQSGVDKIAFIITPPLFRLDGHQENMLRIVRVGDDLPKDKESLYWMNIKSIPSTEHTAKSNTLQIAVKTRIKLIYRPAALLKQVPEDVAQQLTWQRVGKELKLTNPTPYYMNFHYVRIGGREMKEVTYIAPMSSEMFSVPVSGASSVSWKLINDYGGTGKEHQSGI, from the coding sequence ATGCGGTTTAGTCGCTGCAGTGCCCTGGCGGGCTTCGTTTTCTTATTGTTTTTTTCCACGGCTCAGGCCGGTGTGGTTGTCGGCGGAACGCGAGTGATTTTCAACGGCGAAAAAAAAGAGGCGTCAATCAGCGTCGATAACCCGGACAGCGAGCCTTATTTGATTCAGTCCTGGTTGGATAATCAACAGAGCGGCGTCGATAAGATTGCATTTATCATTACGCCGCCTTTATTCCGCCTGGATGGTCACCAGGAGAATATGTTGCGCATCGTGCGTGTTGGTGATGACTTGCCGAAGGATAAAGAGAGCCTGTATTGGATGAATATAAAATCCATTCCTTCGACAGAACATACGGCCAAATCTAACACGTTGCAGATCGCGGTGAAAACGCGCATCAAACTTATTTATCGCCCCGCGGCGTTGCTCAAACAGGTTCCCGAGGATGTGGCTCAACAGTTGACGTGGCAACGCGTCGGCAAGGAATTAAAACTGACCAATCCCACGCCTTATTATATGAACTTTCATTATGTTCGCATCGGTGGGCGTGAAATGAAAGAGGTGACCTATATCGCGCCGATGAGCAGCGAAATGTTTTCAGTGCCGGTTTCCGGCGCATCGTCGGTCAGCTGGAAATTAATTAATGACTATGGCGGCACCGGTAAGGAGCATCAGTCAGGTATTTAA
- a CDS encoding fimbrial protein, giving the protein MMEKKVIVLALVAATFSSALPALAADGQVNFTGNIVDAACKVTNDLSNPLNVVLGDVARTAFAGGKGSTSSATKFTLEVTDCPDTVKSATVKFDGAADNGDSNVLQLTQETDVATGVGIQLSDISNNVLPLYTASTAYPLASGSGVKNNLDFTARYISTLADVTAGKANGVATFTLNYN; this is encoded by the coding sequence ATGATGGAAAAAAAAGTGATTGTGTTGGCATTGGTTGCGGCGACTTTTTCGAGTGCTCTACCGGCCCTGGCGGCAGACGGGCAGGTTAATTTTACCGGGAATATTGTTGATGCCGCATGCAAGGTCACAAATGACTTGAGTAATCCATTAAATGTTGTTCTGGGCGACGTGGCCCGAACGGCATTTGCGGGTGGCAAGGGATCCACGTCCTCGGCGACTAAATTTACGCTGGAAGTGACGGATTGTCCTGATACGGTGAAAAGCGCTACCGTTAAGTTCGACGGTGCGGCCGACAATGGCGACAGCAACGTATTGCAGCTGACCCAGGAAACGGATGTCGCCACGGGCGTTGGCATCCAGCTGTCTGATATTTCTAACAATGTTCTTCCGCTTTACACCGCCTCAACGGCCTATCCGCTGGCCTCCGGCAGCGGCGTGAAAAACAACCTTGATTTTACCGCGCGTTATATTTCTACGCTTGCGGATGTGACTGCCGGTAAAGCCAACGGTGTCGCCACCTTCACGCTGAATTACAACTGA